One Turneriella parva DSM 21527 genomic region harbors:
- a CDS encoding LolA family protein, producing the protein MNGTSPDGRHTFLTRAIGLALLICSFAPLHADGAYESLKGQVKGLYSSFRATFAVTSSSGQIQTGKIMYQYPGRLRVETGTGVIATNGTHLWVHNKSSPLCARQDVSGTGGGLLGILASYEGTIQGNTYIFKKKGAHYEEIVVQVASGMVRSVRLKHGDETTTYSFSGMTIDTGISGAMFNYKPAGAQIVENPLNN; encoded by the coding sequence ATGAACGGCACTTCACCTGACGGCAGACATACATTTTTGACCCGCGCCATCGGCCTGGCTCTGCTCATTTGCTCATTTGCGCCATTACATGCCGATGGTGCATACGAATCGCTCAAAGGTCAGGTAAAGGGACTTTACTCATCATTCAGGGCGACCTTTGCAGTCACGTCGTCGTCGGGTCAGATTCAGACCGGCAAGATAATGTACCAGTATCCGGGTAGGTTGCGCGTTGAAACAGGCACAGGCGTGATTGCAACCAATGGAACTCACCTCTGGGTTCATAACAAGAGTTCTCCGCTTTGCGCCCGGCAAGATGTCTCAGGCACCGGCGGCGGCCTGCTGGGCATTCTCGCCTCTTACGAGGGTACGATTCAGGGCAATACATATATTTTCAAGAAGAAGGGTGCGCACTACGAAGAAATTGTCGTGCAGGTCGCGAGCGGTATGGTGCGCAGCGTGCGCCTCAAGCACGGCGACGAAACCACGACCTATTCTTTCTCGGGCATGACAATCGATACGGGTATCTCAGGTGCGATGTTCAATTACAAACCAGCAGGAGCTCAAATCGTCGAGAATCCGTTGAAC
- a CDS encoding ATP phosphoribosyltransferase regulatory subunit, producing the protein MSGSANTPQAQGSAVEAYRKVSSPYGFSMYDVEATAAIEKASRHAQDIVRAHGFERIMPAMVDFPETFSEGTHAQMFTMKDNSGERLALRNDITSQVIKGYVRQISEKSGQKLRRFYYAAPVYKDVRKNYPLPREIYQIGCEVVGEKASAELGRLIAISDEILKKVFSLQAVTQITEVSLYNAFFEALGAPLAEAVARRDAPYFGSLLAEKLGVTTASASSLALWLLYPQENEAAPAAVADLPEAIRRALQQSEGAAQAKVADAAKNKIRTFWQPLAEPRSSYYSGVFFETFVAGFTDPIARGGEYHELVKRYAPVEAEACGFALDLLAI; encoded by the coding sequence ATGAGTGGTTCGGCAAACACACCGCAAGCGCAGGGCAGCGCCGTCGAAGCGTACAGAAAGGTTTCGTCACCTTATGGCTTCAGCATGTACGATGTCGAAGCCACCGCGGCGATTGAGAAGGCCAGCCGTCATGCGCAGGATATAGTGCGCGCGCACGGCTTTGAACGTATTATGCCTGCGATGGTTGATTTTCCCGAAACATTTTCTGAAGGCACGCACGCCCAGATGTTCACGATGAAAGACAACAGCGGCGAACGGCTGGCGCTGCGAAACGATATTACCTCTCAGGTTATCAAGGGTTATGTGCGGCAGATCAGCGAGAAAAGCGGCCAGAAGCTGCGCCGGTTTTATTATGCGGCCCCCGTGTATAAAGATGTGCGCAAAAACTACCCGCTGCCACGCGAAATTTACCAGATCGGCTGTGAGGTTGTCGGTGAAAAGGCGTCGGCCGAACTCGGTCGGCTCATTGCCATCAGCGACGAAATTTTGAAGAAGGTTTTCTCGCTGCAAGCGGTGACGCAGATCACCGAAGTTTCGCTCTACAATGCATTTTTTGAAGCACTCGGCGCCCCATTGGCCGAAGCAGTTGCCCGCCGTGATGCGCCCTACTTTGGGAGTCTGCTGGCCGAAAAACTAGGAGTAACCACGGCTTCTGCTTCGTCGCTCGCGCTTTGGCTTTTGTATCCGCAAGAGAATGAAGCTGCGCCTGCTGCGGTCGCAGATTTGCCAGAGGCAATTCGCCGGGCGCTGCAGCAGAGCGAGGGCGCAGCACAGGCAAAAGTAGCAGACGCAGCAAAGAATAAAATCCGCACTTTCTGGCAGCCGCTTGCCGAGCCGCGCAGCAGCTATTACAGTGGTGTGTTTTTTGAGACCTTCGTCGCGGGTTTCACCGACCCGATCGCGCGCGGCGGCGAATACCACGAGCTCGTGAAAAGGTATGCCCCCGTCGAGGCAGAGGCCTGCGGCTTTGCGCTAGACCTATTGGCGATCTGA
- the glyS gene encoding glycine--tRNA ligase subunit beta: MAETLLFELATEEIPAAYQKNALADWQKRLPALIKATGLAHGTIHVFATARRIAFTVSAIADKGEDTTETLQGPAKSAALDAAGKPTPALVGFAKKAGIAPEAVSFIESPKGSYATATVTRPGKALRSALPGIIQELAGGVKFARSMRWSDLANIYARPIAGYFALYGQNEWKFEPAELQNTLLADIPFRPVRGHFILDPKPVGVPSAEAYAAALASHQIIADAAERKAQIGKLLRAAAAGEKLELIENEALLDEVNFIVERPGVVVGTFAPDFLRLPDGVILSEMNQHQRYFGMRDASGRLSNRFLIVANAMTADAAAVKNIREGNERVLRARLADGAFFYDEDLKRPLGERVDDLKQIVFHEGLGTYREKVDRMAEFASLIAGDKVPRDLLQQASRLAKADLTTALVYEFDHLQGEIGSVYAAHAGVAPQIVTAIHEHYLPRFQGDSLPQSELGALISLADKWDNALAAFVLGKEPTASQDPFAVRRQTLYIIQILVAQKIRLSLVAFIAAALKKYPAGAGDAGASLADKVLQFFKGRLATIFESEGFDKKLTRAAVFSGGDDAYDLFARASALKVIAEKDRTSFDALLAAFKRMANISKEADAKAKVEPAKFATEQEKQLYAFAEGLHKRSAVAADDLLRHYKEIFAEFAAGKPTVDDFFTHVMVNHEDAAIRTNRLALVTHTIAAVRNLLDLEQLA, from the coding sequence GTGGCAGAGACGCTGTTATTTGAACTTGCGACCGAAGAGATACCTGCGGCGTACCAGAAAAATGCACTGGCAGACTGGCAGAAGCGGCTGCCTGCCCTGATCAAGGCAACGGGTCTGGCGCACGGTACTATCCATGTATTTGCGACGGCGCGCCGCATCGCCTTCACAGTGAGCGCCATCGCCGATAAAGGCGAAGACACCACCGAAACTCTGCAGGGGCCGGCAAAGAGCGCCGCGCTTGACGCAGCGGGCAAACCAACGCCGGCACTCGTGGGCTTTGCGAAAAAAGCAGGCATCGCGCCCGAGGCGGTGTCTTTTATTGAATCGCCTAAAGGCAGCTATGCGACCGCAACGGTGACGCGGCCGGGCAAAGCACTTCGCTCTGCGTTGCCGGGCATTATTCAAGAGCTTGCCGGTGGGGTAAAGTTTGCGCGCTCGATGCGCTGGTCAGACCTGGCGAATATATACGCGCGCCCGATTGCAGGCTATTTCGCGCTCTATGGTCAGAACGAGTGGAAGTTCGAGCCGGCTGAATTGCAGAACACGCTGCTCGCTGATATTCCTTTCAGACCAGTGCGGGGTCATTTTATTCTCGACCCAAAGCCCGTCGGTGTGCCGAGCGCTGAGGCATACGCGGCAGCTCTCGCCTCGCACCAGATTATCGCCGATGCGGCTGAACGCAAGGCACAGATCGGTAAACTCTTGCGCGCAGCGGCCGCGGGCGAAAAACTTGAATTGATCGAGAACGAAGCGCTGCTCGATGAAGTCAATTTTATCGTCGAGCGCCCGGGTGTCGTAGTCGGCACGTTTGCCCCCGATTTTCTGCGCCTGCCCGACGGTGTGATTCTGTCAGAGATGAACCAGCACCAGCGCTATTTCGGCATGCGCGATGCATCGGGTCGGCTCAGCAACCGCTTTCTCATCGTGGCGAATGCCATGACTGCCGATGCCGCTGCGGTAAAAAATATACGCGAGGGCAATGAACGTGTGTTACGTGCACGCCTTGCCGATGGCGCGTTCTTTTATGACGAAGACCTGAAACGTCCGCTCGGCGAACGCGTCGACGACCTGAAGCAGATCGTGTTTCACGAAGGCCTCGGCACATACCGCGAGAAGGTCGATCGCATGGCAGAATTTGCGTCACTGATCGCCGGTGATAAAGTACCGAGGGATCTACTGCAGCAGGCAAGCCGGCTCGCCAAGGCAGACCTCACCACTGCGCTCGTTTATGAATTCGACCACCTGCAGGGTGAAATTGGTTCTGTCTATGCCGCGCATGCCGGCGTCGCACCACAAATTGTGACCGCGATTCACGAGCATTACCTGCCGCGCTTTCAGGGCGACAGTCTGCCACAGAGCGAACTCGGTGCGTTGATCTCTCTCGCCGATAAATGGGATAATGCCCTCGCGGCGTTCGTGCTCGGCAAAGAACCTACCGCGTCGCAAGACCCGTTCGCAGTGCGCCGCCAGACGCTGTATATCATTCAAATTCTGGTCGCTCAGAAAATTCGCCTTTCGCTCGTGGCCTTCATCGCGGCCGCGCTCAAAAAATACCCTGCGGGTGCAGGTGATGCGGGCGCATCGCTCGCCGACAAGGTTCTGCAATTCTTTAAGGGCAGGCTGGCCACGATATTCGAAAGCGAAGGTTTCGATAAAAAACTGACGCGCGCGGCGGTATTCTCGGGTGGCGACGATGCGTATGATCTGTTCGCGCGCGCATCGGCGCTGAAGGTAATCGCCGAAAAAGACCGCACCAGCTTTGATGCGCTGCTTGCCGCCTTCAAGCGCATGGCCAATATCAGCAAAGAAGCCGACGCAAAAGCAAAGGTTGAGCCTGCCAAATTTGCCACCGAGCAAGAAAAACAACTCTATGCGTTCGCCGAGGGTTTGCACAAACGCAGCGCTGTGGCGGCAGACGATCTTTTGCGCCACTACAAAGAAATTTTCGCTGAATTTGCGGCGGGAAAACCGACAGTCGACGACTTCTTCACGCACGTCATGGTAAACCATGAAGATGCAGCAATTCGCACCAACCGACTCGCACTCGTCACGCACACAATTGCGGCGGTCAGAAATCTTCTCGATCTGGAGCAGCTCGCATGA